Proteins co-encoded in one Verrucomicrobiia bacterium genomic window:
- the infA gene encoding translation initiation factor IF-1 — MLMKEEPIEIEGCVHAVLPGTMFRVELANKHIVLATICGKMRKRFVRLTVGDRVKMEMSPYDLNKARIVWRLR, encoded by the coding sequence ATTTTAATGAAAGAAGAACCGATCGAGATTGAGGGCTGCGTTCATGCCGTGCTGCCCGGCACCATGTTTCGCGTGGAGCTGGCGAACAAGCACATCGTGCTGGCCACCATTTGCGGCAAGATGCGCAAGCGCTTCGTGCGTCTGACCGTGGGGGACCGGGTCAAGATGGAGATGTCGCCCTACGATCTGAACAAGGCGC